A stretch of DNA from Streptomyces sp. NBC_01197:
GCCGAGCTGCGCTCGCCGACCACGGCTATGACCGGCTGGTGCCCGTCCGGCGACGGGAGCACCTTGGCCTGCTTGAGCACCTGGGCGACCGTGCCGAGCGTCGCGGACCAGGTGCGCTGGCGGGTGGTGGTGCCGGCGACGGTGACGGACATCGGGGTGTCGGGCTTGCGGCCCGCCGCGACCAGTTCACCGGCGGCGGCGCCGACCGTGTCGAGCGTCGTGGAGACGACCGCGGTCGCGTCACTCGCGCCGACCTCGCTCCAGCAGCGGTCGGACGCCGTACGGGCGTCGATGAAGCGGACGTCGGTGCCCTGCGCGTCCCGCAGCGGCACACCGGCGTACGCGGAGACGCCCACCGCCGTCGAGACACCGGGGACGACCTCGAACGGGATGCCCGCGGATGCGCAGGCGAGCATCTCCTCGCCGGAGTTCCCGTCGAGTCCGGGGTCGCCGGTGACAGCACGGACGACCCGCCTGCCACCCCGTGCGGCCTCCATGACAAGATTGCCCGCATCTCGGATGGCCGGGATCCCGGCGGCTGTTGACGCTTCGTCAACAACCGTCAGCTGAGGCGTGCTTACGGTCGCTCTCGCATGGCTGCGTACGACGTCGAGCACGTGCGGCTCGGCGATCAGTACGTCCGCACTCGCGAGCGCTTCGACAGCGCGCAGTGTGAGAAGTCCCGGATCCCCGGGTCCGGCACCGAGGAAGGTGACGTGCCCATGCGCGGGAAGGGCGGCTGGCAGGTTCGACGAGGTGGGGTTCATCGTGCTCGCTCCCCCATAAGACCGGCCGCACCCTTGGCCAGCATCTCGGACGCGAGTTCGCGTCCGAGCGCCTCGTTGCCTTCGTGCGACGTGGGTACGGGACCGGTGGTGGACAGCTGCACCAGCGAGGAGCCGTCGGTCGAGCCGACGACGCCGCGCAGGCGCATCTCGGTGACAGCCTGCCCGTCGGCCAGGACGTCGGCCAGTGCGCCAACAGGCGCACTGCAACCGGCCTCCAAGGCGGCGAGCAGGGATCGCTCGGCGGTGACGGCGGCCCGGGTGTACGGGTCGTCGAGCTCCGCGAGCTGGGCGGCGAGATCAGCGCGGGATGCCGCGCACTCGACCGCCAGGGCCCCCTGGCCGGGGGCGGGCAAGATGATGTCGACCGGCAGGTACTCGGTCACTTCGCCGGCCCTGCCGACACGGTGGAGCCCGGCCGCGGCGAGAACCACCGCGTCCAGCTCCCCGCTGCGGACGAATCCGATGCGGGTGTCGATGTTGCCGCGGATCGGCACGGTCTCGATGCGCATCCCGTGGTTGCGGGCGTACGCGTTGAGCTGCGCCATCCGGCGCGGTGAGCCGGTGCCCACCCGGGCACCGTCCGGCAGCTGCTCGAAGGTCAGCCCGTCCCGCGCGACCAGCACGTCCCTGGGGTCCTCACGGACCGGGATCGCGGCCAGCACCAGATCGTCCGGCTCGGCGGTCGGCAGATCCTTCAGCGAGTGCACGGCGAAGTCGACCTCGCCGCTCAGCAGCGCATCGCGCAGGGCGGTGACGAAGACACCGGTCCCGCCGATCTGCGCGAGGTGCTCACGGGAGGTGTCCCCGTACGTGGTGATCTCGACGAGTTCCACGGGGCGACCGGTGATCTGCCGCACCGCCTCGGCGATTTGTCCTGACTGCGCCATGGCGAGCTTGCTGCGCCTGGTCCCCAGCCTCAAGGCATCGGTCATGCCCGCCCTCGGTTCTTGACGTCTGTGTTGCTCAGGTCGGTCAGATCGGCCCTGCTGACGGCCGCGACCGTCAGCGGGTCGAGGTCGAAGAGTTCCCGCAGCGCGTCCGCGTACCCGGCGCCGCCGGGCTCGCTCGCGAGCTGCTTGACCCGCACGGTGGGCGCGTGCAGGAGCTTGTCGACGACACGGCGCACGGTCTGCGAGATCTCGGCGCGCTCCTTGTCGTCCAGGTCGGGAAGGCGTCCGTCGAGCCGCGCGATCTCACCGGCGACGACGCCGGCGGCCATGGTGCGCAGGGCGACAACGGTCGGAGTGATATGCGCGGCCCGCTGGGCCGCGCCGAACGCCGCGACCTCGTCGGCGACGATCGTCCGTACGGCGTCGACATCGGCGGCCATCGGGGCGTCGGCGGACGCGTCGGCCAGCGACTCGATGTCGACCAGGCGCGCACCGCTGATGCGGTGGACCCCCGCGTCGATGTCGCGCGGCATGGCCAGGTCGAGCAGGGCGAGCCGCGGCGGGGCGGCTCCGTCGGCGGCGATACGGCGCACGGGACGGGGGGCGGCGGTTCCCGCGGTACCGGCCCAGGCGCCGTGCTGCTCCAGCGCGTCCACCGCGCGGGCGGCCGCGGTGGCCGCCGTGGCGTCGGCGGGCACATCGGAGAACGCGTCGGAAACCGCGTCGGCGGCCGTCCCGGCAGCCGGTTCCACGGTCGGCTCGGCGTCCGCTTCGGCAGCCGGTACGGCAGGGGTGAACTCCTCACCGAGCGCCCGGGCAACGGACTCCGCGGTCAGTACGAGGCCGGTCGCCCCCGTACAGGAGACGACGAGGTCGGCGCGGGCCAGCTCCCCGTCGACGGCGTCCATGGGCACGACCGCGGCGGTCACCCCGGCGCCGCCGAGGATCTCCGCGAGCCGCTCCGCACGCGCCTGCGTCCGGTTGGCGACGATGATCTCCCCGGCGCCCGCCCGGGCCAGCGTCGCGGCAGCCAGCGAGGACATGGAACCCGCGCCGATCACCAGGGCGCGCTTGCCCCGGGCCCAGCCGGCCACATCCGCGCCACCGGCGAGCTGTTCCAGGCCGAAGGTGACGACCGACTGCCCGGCCCGGTCGATCCCGGTCTCGCTGTGCGCGCGCTTGCCGACCCGCAGGGCCTGCTGGAACAGATCGTTCAACAGCCGCCCGGCGGTGTGCAGTTCCTGGCCGAGCGCGAGAGCGTCCTTGATCTGGCCGAGGATCTGGCCCTCGCCCACGACCATGGAGTCGAGTCCGCACGCCACCGAGAAGAGGTGGTGGACGGCCCGGTCCTCGTAGTGCACATAGAGATAGGGAGTGAGCTCTTCGAGCCCGACGCCGCAGTGCTGCGCGAGCAGCGTGGACAGCTCGGCGACGCCCGCGTGGAACTTGTCCACGTCGGCGTACAGCTCGATGCGGTTGCAGGTGGCGAGCGTCGCGGCCTCGGCGGCCGGCTCGGCGGCCAGCGTGTCCTGCAACAGCTTGGCCTGCGCATCAGCGGAGAGCGCCGCACGCTCCAGCACACTGACGGGCGCGCTGCGGTGGCTTACTCCGACGACCAGAAGACTCATGCCGGCATCACGGCGGGCATTTCCCCGTCGGGTCCCTTCCGGTCGGTGCGGGCTGCGCGGGCGTTCACCGTGTGCGCGGCGGCGGCCGCACTGGCCGCGTGCGCGGCGCCCCGTACCGGGGGCGCCTCGGTGTCGGGGTCGGCGAGCGCCCCCTCACCGGCCTTCCGCTGCTCGTGGAAGGCCAGGATCTGCAGCTCGATGGAGAGGTCCACCTTGCGTACGTCGACGCCTTCCGGCACCGAGAGCACGGTGGGGGCGAAGTTCAGGATCGAGGTGACACCGGCGGCGACGAGCCGCTCACAGACCGGCTGCGCCGCACCCGCGGGGGTGGCGATGACGCCGATCGAGACGCCGTTGTCCGAGATGATCTTTTCGAGGTCGTCACTGTGCTGGACGGGGATCCCGGCCACCGGCTTTCCGGCCATGGCGGGGTCGGCGTCGATCAGCGCGGCGACCCGGAATCCACGCGAGGCGAAACCGCCGTAGTTGGCGAGCGCGGCGCCGAGGTTACCGATACCGACGATGACGACCGGCCAGTCCTGGGTGAGACCCAGCTCACGCGAAATCTGGTATACGAGATACTCGACGTCGTAACCGACGCCCCTGGTCCCGTACGAACCCAGGTAGGAGAAGTCCTTGCGCAGCTTCGCGGAGTTGACCCCCGCGGCGGCTGCCAGCTCCTCGGACGAGACCGTGGGTACGGAGCGCTCCGACAGCCCGGTGAGGGCGCGGAGGTACAACGGAAGTCGGGCGACGGTGGCCTCGGGGATTCCTCGGCTACGGGTCGCCGGTCGGTGAGTTCGGCCAGTTGCCACGGTGCTCCTGCGGGATGAGCGAGGCTGCAGGCGGCCACATCCAGCAGGACCGCCCCGTCGAATGCAGGCTATGTCTTTGTGAACGCGTGCACAAAGATAGTGTCCGTTTTGTCCGTGCAAAGTGACCGGGGTCACGCACTTCGGCAACACATTGACGGAACCACTGACCGGTCCGATGCGTTGAGATCCCAAAGGGGACAAACCCGCACACACTCCTCACGCCTACGCCCCCGAGACCGCTCAAATCGCCCACGATGGTAGCTGTCTTTTTCCACGGGAGGCCCCGCGCGGACCGGTCACCCCGCCCCGGCCCGCCGTCCGTCCTCCCCCTCAGGAACGTCAGGAACCTCAGGAACGCAGCGCGCGGCGGAGGCGGTCGGGGTCGACCCGCCAGAAGGTGTGCTGGTCCCCGTCGATGAGTACGACCGGAATCTGCTCCCAGTACGCCTCATTGAGCGCGGAGTCCCGGGTGATGTCCTTCTCCTCCCACGCCGCGCCGACCTCTTCGCACACCGCGGACACCACGACGCGCGCGTCATCACAGAGATGACACCCGGGCTTCCCGACCAGAGTGACGACCCGCTCGGCGGGATTTCCTTCACCGGCACCGTGGCCGGAACTGCGGCGGAAGAGAGGACTCATACCTCCATTCTCCGCCGCCGGCGCGGACACGTTCCGCATCGGCTCCTCCGGGCGGACCGGCCGCCACGCGGGCCCACCCGCGCCAACGCGGAGCCATCCGTACACCAGAGTTCACTCCGCCGCATTCCGTCAGGTGAGGAACGCTTCACCGAACTGGCTATGCTCGCACCATGGCCGCACTGGGATGGCTCACCCCTCGTAAGCGCTCGGCAACAGCACGCAGCGTGCTGGCAGGCGAGGCCGCAGCCGAAGCAGCCCGGAAGTCCTCGCAGGAGCCTGTACCGGCCCCGGTCGGCACCGCCGAAGAGGCCGCCCGGGAGCCCGAGTTCCCCGTCGCGGGCGACAGCCTGGCCGCAGCCTTCTTCGATCTCGACAACACCGTGATGCAGGGCGCGGCGATCTTCCACTTCGGCCGCGGCCTCTACAAGCGGAAGTTCTTCCAGCGCCGCGAGCTGGCCAGGTTCGCCTGGCAGCAGGCCTGGTTCCGGCTGGCCGGTGTCGAGGACCCCGACCATATGCAGGACGCCCGGGAGAGCGCCCTGTCCATCGTCAAGGGCCACCGCGTGTCCGAGCTGATGTCCATCGGCGAGGAGATCTACGACGAGTACATGGCCGACCGCATCTGGCCGGGCACCCGCGCCCTCGCCCAGGCCCACCTGGACGCCGGCCAGCGGGTCTGGCTGGTCACGGCCGCCCCCGTGGAGACCGCGACGATCATCGCCCGGCGCCTCGGCCTGACCGGAGCGCTCGGCACCGTGGCGGAGTCGATGGACGGCGTCTACACCGGCCGCCTCGTCGGCGAGCCGCTGCACGGCCCGGCGAAGGCCGAGGCCGTACGGGCGCTCGCCGCCGCCGAGAATCTCGACCTGGCCCGCTGCGCCGCGTACAGCGACTCGCACAACGACATCCCGATGCTCTCGCTCGTCGGCCACCCGTACGCGATCAACCCCGACGCCAAGCTGGCCCGTTACGCCCGCGAGCGCGAGTGGCGGCTGCGCGACTACCGGACCGGCCGCAAGGCGGCCAGGGTCGGCATCCCGGCCGCGGCCGGGGTCGGCGCACTCGCGGGCGGCACCGCCGCCGCGGTCGCCCTGCACCGCCGCCGCCACTGAGCGGTACGGCACCGGCCCGCGGGCAGATCACCGGCTCGCGCCCCGGCCATCAGCACGTCAGCCACCGCTGACCGGAACGTCAACAGCTCCGCGCCACCGCGCCGCTCCGGGGAACGCGGGCGAATCGAACTTCTTACCCTCCTGCGCCCGCCGCCAGTCCCGTTGCGGCCACTCGCGCACAAGTGACCCCCCAATCAAGCGGATCGTGAGGCTATCCGATCAATAAACGGTCACGAAGTGCTACTTGATCCGACGCGTAGACGAAACAGAAGCGACGTAATCGATGATTTGAGCAACTGGGTGTAGCACTGCCTGTACGAAGCGTTATTCTCCTCAGACGCATACCGGACCTCACTCGCCATCACGTCGAGTGAATCATCCAGCACTGCACGTGATGGAAGCTCTGCCTCTGGGAGTCCCGTGTACCCACACGTCGGGGTTGACGCCTCGGGCCTGGCTACGCTGCGCACAACGGTCCTTGACCAGCTGCGCGGCATTGTCCCCACCGCGTACGCCGTCCCCGCATTTGCCACAGCCGCGCCCGCCGGCCCCTGCTACGCCCTCGCCGAGGGCGGTGCGGCGGTCAGCAGACGCAGCCGTGGCGGCACCGGCACGTCCACCGCCCGTCGGCCTGCGGCCGACAGCGACAGCGCACGCATGATGGACCTCGTCGAACGAGCTCAGGCCGGCGAGGCCGACGCCTTCGGGCGGCTCTACGACCAGTACAGCGACACGGTCTACCGCTATATCTACTACCGCGTCGGCGGGAAGGCGACGGCGGAGGATCTCACCAGTGAGACCTTCCTGCGCGCTCTGCGCCGTATCTCCACTTTCACCTGGCAGGGGCGCGACTTCGGCGCCTGGCTGGTCACGATCGCCCGGAACCTGGTCGCCGACCACTTCAAGTCGAGCCGTTTCCGGCTCGAAGTGACCACGGGCGAAATGCTCGACGCCAACGAGGTCGAGCGCAGTCCGGAGGACTCCGTCCTGGAGTCCCTCTCCAACGCCGCCCTGCTCGAAGCCGTACGGAAGCTCAACCCACAGCAGCAGGAGTGCGTGACCCTGCGCTTCCTGCAAGGGCTCTCGGTGGCCGAGACGGCACGGGCGATGGGCAAGAACGAGGGCGCCATCAAGACGCTCCAGTACCGGGCCGTACGCACACTGGCCCGGCTCCTCCCCGATGACGCACGCTGATCACGACTCGCCACCAGTGCACAACTCACCGTCAGTCATGGCCTCATGACACTGCGGTCCGATCATCCTTCGTCCGTAACCCAAGTGCTGTGCGGCTCGTTGAGTGGGATGCAGGCTCCCTGTGGTCAAGCCACGCCCGCAGGTTCTCACCCGATCGAGTGGAAGCACTCAAGGTGGGCAACCTTCCGGACCCCGAGGGGAGTCGATCGTCATGACGAGAGGAGGTGCCGCCAGTGATCGGACAAGTTTCGGCACACCGGCGGGCGAACGCCTTCGCCCAGGCCCTGGAGGAGCAGACACTCCAGGGCTCGGCGGCCGACCAGCCCGAAGCTCCCACCGACCCGAGCGCACAAGGGCAGTTGCTGGCCCTGGTGACCGGGCTCGAAGAGCTACCGAGACCGCAGCTGGATCCTGAGGTCAAAGTGGTGCAGCGAGCCCAGCTCGTCGCCGCCATGGAGACGATGCTCGCGGGGGGAGGTGTGTCCGAGGGCCCTCAGGTGCCCGAACAGCGGACCGGCCGAGGCGCCCACCGGGCGTCCACGCTCCGGAAATTGCGCCCCCGCTCCCGCTGGTCGAAGGGCCTCGCTGCGGGCGGACTCACCGTCGGCGTCGCGGCCGGAGCCTTCAGCGGCGTCGCGGCTGCCAGCTCCGACGCCCTCCCCGGTGATTCGCTGTACGGGCTGAAGCGCGGCATGGAAGATCTCAAGCTGGGAATGGCGAACGACGATGCCGCCCGCGGCCAGATCTACCTCGACCAGGCTTCCACCCGTCTCCAGGAGGCACGCCGCCTCATGGAGCGCGACCGGGCGGGCCGGCTCGACCACGAGCAACTGGGCGAAGTGAGACGCGCACTGAACGGCATGAACCACGACGCCGGAGAAGGACACCGGCTGCTGCACGAGGCGTACGCGAGGGACGGGGCACTCGGCCCGATCCAGACGCTCTCCTCGTTCTCCCGCTCGCACCGGGAGGCCTGGAGCAAGCTCCGGGGCCGGCTGCCCGTCCAGCTCCACGACGTGGGAAACCAGGTGAACTCGGTCTTCGACGCCATAGACCAGGAGGTCGGTCCGCTCCAGTCGCAGCTGCCGCGCACCCCCGGCATCCCCGCCGCCCGTACCCCCGGGCACCCGGGCACCTCAAGGCCGGGCACACCCGGGACCGACCGTTCCGGACCCGGCTCGGCCGCCCCCGGCCACAGCGGCACGGGCAACGCCCGGCCGGAGCCCTCCGGCTCCGAGAGCGGCAGGGCCGACCAGGGCCTGATCGGCGGCAGCACGGGCGGCCTCCTCGACCCGCCGAAGAGCAGCAGCGGTTCGTCCTCGTCCGAAGGCACGGGCAAGTCCGGCGACGGCACCAAGCCCGCACCGGACGTCACCCTCCCACCGCTGCTCCCCGGCCTGCTCCCCGGCCTGGGCATCAACGGCGAGGACGCACAGCAGGACTGAGAGACAGCAGCAGTACCCGCACACGAAGGTGCCGGGCCCGGCAGATCACGGGCCCGGCACCTTCGTATCAGCAGACATCAGCAGACCAGCACGCTCAGAAGAAGACCGACCGCCGCTGCACCAGAAGCTTGTACAGCGTGTGCTGGATCTGCTCCCGCACCTGATCGGTCAGGTTGAACATCAGCATCGGGTCCTCAGCGGCCTCCTGGGGGAACCCGTCCGTCGGGATCGGCTCGCCGAA
This window harbors:
- the hemC gene encoding hydroxymethylbilane synthase is translated as MTDALRLGTRRSKLAMAQSGQIAEAVRQITGRPVELVEITTYGDTSREHLAQIGGTGVFVTALRDALLSGEVDFAVHSLKDLPTAEPDDLVLAAIPVREDPRDVLVARDGLTFEQLPDGARVGTGSPRRMAQLNAYARNHGMRIETVPIRGNIDTRIGFVRSGELDAVVLAAAGLHRVGRAGEVTEYLPVDIILPAPGQGALAVECAASRADLAAQLAELDDPYTRAAVTAERSLLAALEAGCSAPVGALADVLADGQAVTEMRLRGVVGSTDGSSLVQLSTTGPVPTSHEGNEALGRELASEMLAKGAAGLMGERAR
- a CDS encoding glutamyl-tRNA reductase: MSLLVVGVSHRSAPVSVLERAALSADAQAKLLQDTLAAEPAAEAATLATCNRIELYADVDKFHAGVAELSTLLAQHCGVGLEELTPYLYVHYEDRAVHHLFSVACGLDSMVVGEGQILGQIKDALALGQELHTAGRLLNDLFQQALRVGKRAHSETGIDRAGQSVVTFGLEQLAGGADVAGWARGKRALVIGAGSMSSLAAATLARAGAGEIIVANRTQARAERLAEILGGAGVTAAVVPMDAVDGELARADLVVSCTGATGLVLTAESVARALGEEFTPAVPAAEADAEPTVEPAAGTAADAVSDAFSDVPADATAATAAARAVDALEQHGAWAGTAGTAAPRPVRRIAADGAAPPRLALLDLAMPRDIDAGVHRISGARLVDIESLADASADAPMAADVDAVRTIVADEVAAFGAAQRAAHITPTVVALRTMAAGVVAGEIARLDGRLPDLDDKERAEISQTVRRVVDKLLHAPTVRVKQLASEPGGAGYADALRELFDLDPLTVAAVSRADLTDLSNTDVKNRGRA
- a CDS encoding redox-sensing transcriptional repressor Rex — protein: MATGRTHRPATRSRGIPEATVARLPLYLRALTGLSERSVPTVSSEELAAAAGVNSAKLRKDFSYLGSYGTRGVGYDVEYLVYQISRELGLTQDWPVVIVGIGNLGAALANYGGFASRGFRVAALIDADPAMAGKPVAGIPVQHSDDLEKIISDNGVSIGVIATPAGAAQPVCERLVAAGVTSILNFAPTVLSVPEGVDVRKVDLSIELQILAFHEQRKAGEGALADPDTEAPPVRGAAHAASAAAAAHTVNARAARTDRKGPDGEMPAVMPA
- a CDS encoding glutaredoxin family protein encodes the protein MSPLFRRSSGHGAGEGNPAERVVTLVGKPGCHLCDDARVVVSAVCEEVGAAWEEKDITRDSALNEAYWEQIPVVLIDGDQHTFWRVDPDRLRRALRS
- a CDS encoding HAD family hydrolase, with the translated sequence MAALGWLTPRKRSATARSVLAGEAAAEAARKSSQEPVPAPVGTAEEAAREPEFPVAGDSLAAAFFDLDNTVMQGAAIFHFGRGLYKRKFFQRRELARFAWQQAWFRLAGVEDPDHMQDARESALSIVKGHRVSELMSIGEEIYDEYMADRIWPGTRALAQAHLDAGQRVWLVTAAPVETATIIARRLGLTGALGTVAESMDGVYTGRLVGEPLHGPAKAEAVRALAAAENLDLARCAAYSDSHNDIPMLSLVGHPYAINPDAKLARYAREREWRLRDYRTGRKAARVGIPAAAGVGALAGGTAAAVALHRRRH
- a CDS encoding ECF subfamily RNA polymerase sigma factor, BldN family, giving the protein MYPHVGVDASGLATLRTTVLDQLRGIVPTAYAVPAFATAAPAGPCYALAEGGAAVSRRSRGGTGTSTARRPAADSDSARMMDLVERAQAGEADAFGRLYDQYSDTVYRYIYYRVGGKATAEDLTSETFLRALRRISTFTWQGRDFGAWLVTIARNLVADHFKSSRFRLEVTTGEMLDANEVERSPEDSVLESLSNAALLEAVRKLNPQQQECVTLRFLQGLSVAETARAMGKNEGAIKTLQYRAVRTLARLLPDDAR
- a CDS encoding DUF5667 domain-containing protein encodes the protein MIGQVSAHRRANAFAQALEEQTLQGSAADQPEAPTDPSAQGQLLALVTGLEELPRPQLDPEVKVVQRAQLVAAMETMLAGGGVSEGPQVPEQRTGRGAHRASTLRKLRPRSRWSKGLAAGGLTVGVAAGAFSGVAAASSDALPGDSLYGLKRGMEDLKLGMANDDAARGQIYLDQASTRLQEARRLMERDRAGRLDHEQLGEVRRALNGMNHDAGEGHRLLHEAYARDGALGPIQTLSSFSRSHREAWSKLRGRLPVQLHDVGNQVNSVFDAIDQEVGPLQSQLPRTPGIPAARTPGHPGTSRPGTPGTDRSGPGSAAPGHSGTGNARPEPSGSESGRADQGLIGGSTGGLLDPPKSSSGSSSSEGTGKSGDGTKPAPDVTLPPLLPGLLPGLGINGEDAQQD